CTTATAACTCCCTCCCGGAATCAAAGCGCATCCCTACCCTGCTCGCCGGTGCGAATGCGAATGGTCTTTTCGACGCTGGTGACAAAAATCTTGCCGTCACCGATCTTGCCGGTACGGGCCGCATTGGTAATGGCCTCGATACAGGCCTCCACACGATCTTCCGCCACCACCAGTTCAATCTTTACCTTGGGCAGGAAATCGACCACATATTCCGCGCCACGATAGAGTTCGGTGTGGCCTTTCTGTCGGCCGAAGCCTTTGACCTCAGTCACCGTCATGCCGG
The sequence above is drawn from the Gammaproteobacteria bacterium genome and encodes:
- a CDS encoding P-II family nitrogen regulator; the encoded protein is MKKIEAVIKPFKLDDVREALSEIDVTGMTVTEVKGFGRQKGHTELYRGAEYVVDFLPKVKIELVVAEDRVEACIEAITNAARTGKIGDGKIFVTSVEKTIRIRTGEQGRDAL